Part of the Halomarina litorea genome is shown below.
CGTCACATCGCACAAGCGCTCAACGTACTTCCCATGCGTGTACTCATAGTTGGCGGTGGTCGCGTCGGTCGCGGCCTCGCCGAACGACTGGAGGATAGAGGTGAAAACGTCGTCATCATCGATAATGACCAAGCAACGATCGAAACTGCTCGAAATGCTGGGTTTAGTGCCCGACACGGCGATGGCACCGATATCGACGTGCTTCAATCGGCCGGGATTGAGAACGCGAAGATCGTCGCTGCTGCGACTGCAGACGACGATGTGAATCTCCTCATCGCCCAGCTCACGAACTCGAAATTCGATGTCGAGACGGTAATCGCGCGTGTAAACACCCCTCGGAACGTCGAGGCGTTCGAGGAACTAGGGGTTCGGGCCATCTCAGCGAACGATGCGATTGCTCACGAGATGGACAATGCGATCGAGCGACCTGCACTTTCGGAGTGGATGACCGAACTCGGCCGAACTGGCGACGTGCAGGAAATAGAAGTAACAGCAGAAAAGCTAGTAGGGAAATCCATCAAGGAATTAGACGAGTATCTCCCGGACGGAGTTCTCATTGCACTCGTCAGTCGCGATGGAGAGTCGCAGATCCCAGAACCGGACCTTATTCTTGAGTACGGTGACCATCTTACCTTTGTTGGCAGACGTGATGCGGTTCACGAAGCAATCAAACAATCTCATCCTGAACCTCAATAGTGAATAGATAAGCAAATTGTTATCCTATCTACTTTCTCGGCTGATCACCACAGTCCGTCGAATTCACTCACCGAAAGGACGAGTTCGAGTCCCCGTTCGAAACGATCTCGAAGAGGTGCCGAAGAAATTCCAGAGGCTCGACCGAGACGGACATCTTCGGCATAAGATGTCTGGATCTATCGCCCGGCTTTCGACGTATGCTCCAAGACCAATCTGGACCCTGTGTTCTTGATTCAACCGACTCGCGATCTATCGGTTCTCGATGGCAAGCAATCTATACCGTTGTCTGAGCCATATTCCACTGGATTCGGGCATGTTTGCTCCCATCCAGAGCACCCCCTCACAGCTGTCGGAGCGCTGACCGGCATTCTGCTCGGTAGTATTGAAGGCGTCGCGCTCGGAGCCGTTATGGGACTTTTCGTCGGAAAGACGCTCCAAAGTCTCATTTGGGCCGTTGTGAGCGAATGACCAATGAGTCCGCTGAGAACCACCCGCATCTCGTCACACAGCAGAGATCTACATGGAGGTTAGACCTGCCCCTCCGGCCGCATATCGAATTATTCCGAAAGTATGGGGGAAGCTCCCGAACTCGGAGATCACCGCGGTTTGAATATTGCGACGAGTAGAGATGTGCAAAGCGGTACTCCAGCAAGTGCCACCAATTCTCCGAGTGTCACTATTACAGGAACCCGTTCGGTGAGCCCGATAATCTAAATGAGCAACTCAGCTCCAATACTAGTGGTCGAGGTGCGTGCAGTCCGATCCGACGCACCCAGTAGTGTTCCGACGGCTTGGGGATAGACGATTCCGTGCACGAATAGCGTAAGCCAGAGGAGCAGTTAGTGTACCTTCAAAAACGTCGAATCCCCTAGCTAATCCTCATCACGCTCACGGGACATCGCAACAAAGAGGGCGAATAGGGCGCCGGCCAGTCCGACGCCACCGAGGGCGGCGAATTCGTCGTCGGTAACGCGGGGGAGGCCCTCGTAGGGGTCGCCGACGACGATAGCCCCACGCATCCCTTCCGCGTGATGAGGGTCACAGGAGTACTTGCTAACACCAACACCGTCGAACACCATTCCGAAGTCACCCTTGGACTGCTCGGGACTCTCGTAGCTGTCGTTTTCAGCTGTGAACTTGTGCGGGCCGTCCTCACCCACCCACTCCCAGAGGACTTCCGTACCTGGATCGATCGCTACTGCGGCTGGCGAGATAGCGAAGCCACCGCCGTTACCCGCGGTGCCGACCTGGATACGGACGAGCGAGCGACCGCGCATGTCGACGGTCCGCCCGTAGTTATCGGTATGCGAGAACCAGCCACCGTAGTGGGGTTCCCGCGCGAGGTAGGTGATCTCCTCTGCGTCACCGGATTCGCCCGCCGGGAAATCGGCGTTCTCCAGACCAACGTCCGCATCGCCAACGACGACGGCGCCTTTCATCCCCATCACCTCGTGTGGGCTGCACGCGTACGTGGTGACTTTCTCGGCATCGAAAGTGTGCTCGAACTGGTGCCCAGACGTGTCGACCAGCTCGCTGGCGTAGCTGCCGTCCGCTGCGGTGACGTCGTGCACACCACCCTCACCGGTCCATTCCCAGCGGACGGTCGTACCGGGATCGACGCGGAGGCAGGCGGGCTCAAAGGCGAATGCCCCGCCATTGCCGTCTGCACCGACCCGGACCAGCACGAGGCTTCGGCCGCGCTCATCGACGACGCCGGAGTAGTTCGAGACGTTCGAAAACCAAGCCTCCAAGTCCGGCGTCTCGGTCGCGGTCGCGCG
Proteins encoded:
- a CDS encoding halocyanin domain-containing protein, whose translation is MNSTCTTPETVPATGHSLPRRRFLQSATLLAASGMFVGGASGRATATETPDLEAWFSNVSNYSGVVDERGRSLVLVRVGADGNGGAFAFEPACLRVDPGTTVRWEWTGEGGVHDVTAADGSYASELVDTSGHQFEHTFDAEKVTTYACSPHEVMGMKGAVVVGDADVGLENADFPAGESGDAEEITYLAREPHYGGWFSHTDNYGRTVDMRGRSLVRIQVGTAGNGGGFAISPAAVAIDPGTEVLWEWVGEDGPHKFTAENDSYESPEQSKGDFGMVFDGVGVSKYSCDPHHAEGMRGAIVVGDPYEGLPRVTDDEFAALGGVGLAGALFALFVAMSRERDED